The DNA sequence GTAATCATTGAGCAGTGATTTGTCGTCGCGGTAGTCTGGACCGTTGGTTTTCCAGCCGTCCTGAATTTCTTCGAGCCGGTCGCGGGTGTCCATCATGATCTTTCGGGGCGACAACTTCTTACCCGTAATGTTGGCCGGGCAGGCAGCCGTACAGCGACCACACTCGGTGCAGCTATACGCATTCATGAGGTTGATCCATTTCAGATCCTGCACATCCTTGGCCCCAAACCGACCGACCTCTGCCGGCTGCTCGCCGTTGTCGTTCGTTTGTGACCCGTCGGCTTCCGTCGTGAGCGGCAAACCCAGCGCCAGCTGCACTTCCTTTGTAATTTCGGGCATGTTCTGCATCTCGCCCTTAGGCTGCAGATCGGAGAAATAGACGTTGGGAAAGCCGAGGGCAATGTGCAGGTGCTTGGAGTAGGTCACGTACACGGCGAAGGCCAGGATACCCAGAATGTGCAGCCACCAGGAGGTACGCTCGTAAGCGACCAGCGCCGTATCGCTGAACCCACTAAACAGGGGCTTCAGATACTGGCTGATGATAAAATCAGGGACGATTCCCTGTAGTTCGCCGTAATGACCGATGCCCCGATCCCGTAGTACACTATCCGATGCGTTCCAGGTCAGGAAAGCGATCATCAGGACGATTTCGGCGATGAGAATGATGGTGGCGTCGGGAATAGACCAGCCAAGCAGCTCACGGTGCCGCTCGGCCTGCAAGCGTTCTACTTTCGTTACGTAGCGACGCGCCAGAAACACGACGCAAACGGCCAGTACCCCAAAAGCCAGTACCTCAAATACGTCGATTAAAATGGGGTAGATCGGTGTAATATAGGGCGCAAACAAACGGTGGGTACCCAGAATGCCGTCGAGAATAATCTCCAGAATCTCCAGGTTAATGATGATAAAACCAGCATAGATCACAAAGTGCATCGCCCCAACCAGCAGGTTGGTAAACATCTTTTTCTGACCAAAGGCCACGAGCAACATCGTCTTTATACGCTCGGGGGCATTGTCCGTTCGGTCTTCAGCACGGCCCAACTGGATAGCTTTAGCGATGAGCCGGACGCGCTTAGTGATGTACCAGGCCGTAAACGCCAGCGCAGCGACGAATAAAATCTGTTGTATAATCTCCATTTTTTTCGGGGTTACTTTCCCTGATTATCAGCCTAATGACTGCAACCCTACTGGAAAAGGTAAAAAATATTCGTAAAAGCTGTTGTGAGAAGTCAAAAGTAAGTCTACTTTTGCACCCACGTTTAGGTGATGTAGCTCAGTTGGTAGAGCAAAGGACTGAAAATCCTTGTGTCGGCGGTTCGATTCCGTCCATCACCACCACCTTTACGTAGGCCTTCCCATTCGGGAAGGCTTTTTTTATGCCTAGTCATGTCTGTTAGCTCTTATTAATAGTATGCTTGCATACTATTTTCTCGGTCAGCAAATATACGACGCCACGCGATTTTAACAAGCGAAAGGACGGGTTGTTTTGGACAGAACATAGATATAAAAGTATATTTTTGCCGGTACGTCGCTCAGGCTCAGCGTCCTATTTTGGCGTAGCCTGCATGCAGTATGTTCCCTTCCACACCGTATTCCTGTTACCTATCCACTTTGAAAACACTTCTCCTTGTTGGATTACTCCGGGCGACCCTGCTGGTCGATTCCCTGCCCGGTCGCCCCGACCAGCCCATTTCAGCCGTCGATAGCCTGTCGCAAGTGCCAAAAGCCAGCACAGCCCGTTTGTGGACCATTGGAGCCTCATCGATACTCGTTACTGTACCCACGTATGTATACCTGAAGAAGACATGGTGGAACGGTAAAGGCATTCCGTTCCATTTCGACGAGGGACGCGACCGTACCTACGCCAGCGGCCTGGACAAGGTTGCCCATCTCGGTGGTGGCCTGTTTATTTCTGAGGCTTATTACAATGCCTTTCGCTGGGCAGGAATGCCCCAGCGTAAAGCCGAGTGGCTGGCTTTCGGTTCAGCTGCTTTTGTCGAGTTGAGCATTGAACTCAAAGACTCCTACTCGCCTACTTACGGATTCAGCTGGCGCGACGTAGCGGCCGGTACCGTGGGGGGCCTATGGCCGATGGCCCGGAATCGGTCAGGTTTTCTGCGCGACGCCCAATTTAAAGTCAGTTACTGGCAGCGCACGCCCAAGTACTTTACCGAACGCGGGATTCCCATTCAGCGCTTCTCTATCGACGATTACCTGAATCAAACGTATTGGTTTTCGTTTTCGCCCGAACGATTTGGGCGCGAAGGTTGGCAGCGCGCCTGGCCCGACTGGCTGCAGCTTTCGGTGGGGATGGGTCTGGAGGCCGAGACGTGGAGTGTACGGCACGATGGGCTGGGTGGGCGACATGAGTGGTACATTGCCCCCGATATTAACCTGGTGAAGCTGTTTAAGCCCCGTAGCACAACAGCCAGACTGGTCGTTGGTCTGCTAAAGTATGTGAAGATACCGGCTCCGACGCTGCAAATCGGGCCGAAAGTGCGGTGGCACTGGTTGTTTTTTTGAGGGCGGTTAGTTCTCCCCTACTTCAATGCCAATGGCCCGCATCAGCTGGCTGGCATTGAAGCTTTCGCAGATACCCGTCCGCAGCTTGTAGTCGAACACCAGTTCGCCATTGACCAGGTCCGACTGGAAGTGGAAATTCCGGACAAAATCGCTGGCGTCAGTCAGCTGACCCAGTTCGAGGTCGTGGGTCGACACAAAGCCGGAAGCCGACGTCCGGTGCAGCTGCCGAATCAGCGCTTCGGCACCCCGGTGCCGGTCGGCCGAGTTTGTCCCTTTCAGAATTTCATCCAGAAAATACAGAACAGGAATAGCATTAATCTCTTTTGACAGACCAATGAGCGTTTGCAGACGCTTCAGTTCAGCGTAGAACGACGAAGTACTTTCTTCGAGCGAGTCCTGGGTCCGCATACTGGTAAAGACCCGTACCGGCGAACACCGGA is a window from the Spirosoma rigui genome containing:
- a CDS encoding 4Fe-4S dicluster domain-containing protein, yielding MEIIQQILFVAALAFTAWYITKRVRLIAKAIQLGRAEDRTDNAPERIKTMLLVAFGQKKMFTNLLVGAMHFVIYAGFIIINLEILEIILDGILGTHRLFAPYITPIYPILIDVFEVLAFGVLAVCVVFLARRYVTKVERLQAERHRELLGWSIPDATIILIAEIVLMIAFLTWNASDSVLRDRGIGHYGELQGIVPDFIISQYLKPLFSGFSDTALVAYERTSWWLHILGILAFAVYVTYSKHLHIALGFPNVYFSDLQPKGEMQNMPEITKEVQLALGLPLTTEADGSQTNDNGEQPAEVGRFGAKDVQDLKWINLMNAYSCTECGRCTAACPANITGKKLSPRKIMMDTRDRLEEIQDGWKTNGPDYRDDKSLLNDYITAEELNACTTCQACVMACPININPLDIILQLRRYRVMEESQAPASWNAMFSNIENNMAPWKFSPSDRFNWADQVNEPIGSK
- a CDS encoding DUF2279 domain-containing protein codes for the protein MKTLLLVGLLRATLLVDSLPGRPDQPISAVDSLSQVPKASTARLWTIGASSILVTVPTYVYLKKTWWNGKGIPFHFDEGRDRTYASGLDKVAHLGGGLFISEAYYNAFRWAGMPQRKAEWLAFGSAAFVELSIELKDSYSPTYGFSWRDVAAGTVGGLWPMARNRSGFLRDAQFKVSYWQRTPKYFTERGIPIQRFSIDDYLNQTYWFSFSPERFGREGWQRAWPDWLQLSVGMGLEAETWSVRHDGLGGRHEWYIAPDINLVKLFKPRSTTARLVVGLLKYVKIPAPTLQIGPKVRWHWLFF
- a CDS encoding MutS-related protein, with the translated sequence MRTQDSLEESTSSFYAELKRLQTLIGLSKEINAIPVLYFLDEILKGTNSADRHRGAEALIRQLHRTSASGFVSTHDLELGQLTDASDFVRNFHFQSDLVNGELVFDYKLRTGICESFNASQLMRAIGIEVGEN